A single Triticum dicoccoides isolate Atlit2015 ecotype Zavitan chromosome 2A, WEW_v2.0, whole genome shotgun sequence DNA region contains:
- the LOC119358129 gene encoding uncharacterized protein LOC119358129, translated as MATEEEPTVDVKLFVDKEKNKVLFAESGKEFVDVLFGFLTLPLGTVVRLLGKQSQVGCLDEIYKSVEELSNDFFRTEACKAMLLRPISAAAKQCCDLKVRVEDTKHREVYVCGDTSCCAKADGSFSSVPGAACKCGCLKFIVTDDLQVAPASTSLMLSLLKKFGVEDPSRLEQRMIQLSSVEMTNLLKRSLTSKQPLTGHCFDVAISIDVSALEMLLESLHPKQGNDAEHELDNVRIRVLRTNSSSLLYAEVNDDFVELLFGFLTVPLGSIIKTYGSWPSIGCIANLYSRIDGSAKGCIREPCQCLLLSPKLAPFFTSEATKIVQAEESAQRKQQIKACFKCIKTLGFPKHVNCHAKDRHGNYVNCRDTVKTTNLCECDPKSPKGGSDKGKGYVKQGPQNFMVTDNLHVLPLSLENTIQVVCEAKIQSNDLAEKEFSLAKSQLTELLKAA; from the exons ATGGCGACGGAAGAAGAACCGACGGTCGACGTGAAGCTTTTCGTGGACAAGGAGAAGAACAAGGTCCTCTtcgcggagtccggcaaggagttcgTCGACGTGCTCTTCGGCTTCCTCACGCTGCCTCTCGGCACCGTCGTTCGCCTCCTCGGCAAGCAGTCCCAGGTCGGATGCCTCGACGAGATCTACAAGAGCGTGGAGGAGCTCTCCAACGACTTCTTCAGAACCGAGGCCTGCAAGGCGATGCTGCTTAGGCCCATCAGCGCTGCGGCGAAGCAATGCTGCGACCTCAAGGTCAGAGTCGAAGACACCAAGCACAGGGAGGTCTATGTTTGCGGCGACACGAGCTGCTGCGCGAAGGCCGACGGCTCGTTTAGCTCGGTCCCCGGCGCTGCCTGCAAATGCG GATGCTTGAAGTTTATCGTGACTGATGATCTCCAAGTAGCACCAGCCTCAACTTCTCTCATGTTGTCACTTCTTAAGAAGTTTGGGGTGGAGGATCCCTCCCGTCTTGAGCAGAGGATGATCCAGCTCAGTTCAGTCGAG ATGACTAACTTGCTCAAGAGATCATTGACGTCGAAGCAGCCTTTAACTGGTCACTGTTTTGATGTTGCCATCTCAATTGATGTTTCAGCCCTAGAGATGCTACTGGAGAGTTTACATCCTAAGCAGGGAAATGATGCTGAGCATGAGTTGGACAATGTGAGGATAAGAGTTCTTCGGACGAACAGCTCATCGCTGCTCTATGCTGAAGTTAATGACGATTTCGTCGAGCTCCTATTTGGCTTCCTGACCGTACCACTGGGATCCATCATTAAGACTTATGGTTCATGGCCATCAATTGGATGCATCGCTAATCTGTACAGTAGGATAGATGGAAGTGCTAAAGGATGCATCAGAGAACCATGCCAGTGCTTGCTACTATCACCAAAGCTGGCACCTTTCTTTACTTCTGAAGCTACTAAGATAGTGCAAGCTGAAGAATCAGCTCAAAGGAAGCAACAAATTAAGGCATGCTTCAAGTGCATAAAGACATTAGGTTTTCCGAAGCATGTCAACTGTCACGCGAAAGATCGACATGGCAATTATGTGAATTGCCGTGACACTGTAAAGACCACAAACCTCTGTGAATGTGATCCGAAATCCCCAAAGGGAGGAAGTGACAAGGGTAAAGGGTATGTCAAGCAAGGCCCTCAGAACTTCATGGTGACTGATAATCTGCATGTTCTTCCACTATCCTTGGAGAACACTATACAAGTTGTTTGTGAGGCCAAGATTCAGTCAAATGATCTTGCGGAGAAAGAATTCAGCCTCGCAAAATCTCAG CTGACGGAGCTACTGAAAGCCGCCTAG